One Prunus dulcis chromosome 8, ALMONDv2, whole genome shotgun sequence DNA window includes the following coding sequences:
- the LOC117638516 gene encoding uncharacterized protein LOC117638516, with protein sequence MATRIMDVKLLISEVLRIPIPIDRQELSWEGQCLKDELTLQDYHIPPTAFLVIYKKIEVEIYLEFDGHRYVYVVFDGITVGELKAKLQTEQGVDIEDKNMWIIVLWRGAISTLEIPFAARIIEVKLLICEALHIPVPADRQELSWEGQVLMDELTLQNYHIPPNASLTVLTKIKVEIYVEYSRFYFVCEVHDGATVGELKAKVCAEQSIDVEHKVLRMNGFDLDDGALLWAATVMEGTKLHLIKYQN encoded by the exons ATGGCTACAAGAATTATGGACGTAAAGCTACTGATTTCAGAAGTGCTTCGCATCCCCATCCCAATAGATAGGCAAGAGCTCTCATGGGAAGGGCAGTGCCTGAAAGATGAACTGACTCTGCAAGACTATCACATTCCCCCTACTGCTTTCCTTGTTATCTATaagaaaattgaagttgaGATCTACTTGGAGTTCGATGGCCATCGTTATGTGTACGTAGTCTTCGATGGTATTACCGTGGGTGAGTTGAAGGCGAAACTTCAGACGGAACAAGGCGTAGACATAGAAGATAAG AACATGTGGATTATAGTATTATGGAGAGGAGCAATATCCACTCTGGAGATACCCTTCGCTGCACGAATTATCGAAGTGAAACTACTGATTTGTGAAGCCCTTCACATCCCAGTCCCAGCAGACAGGCAAGAGCTCTCATGGGAAGGGCAGGTCCTCATGGATGAACTGACTCTGCAAAACTATCACATTCCTCCTAATGCTTCCCTTACTGTCCTTACCAAAATTAAGGTCGAGATCTACGTGGAGTATAGTCgcttttattttgtgtgtgaaGTCCATGATGGTGCTACCGTGGGGGAGTTGAAGGCGAAAGTTTGCGCAGAACAAAGCATTGACGTTGAACACAAGGTACTCCGAATGAACGGTTTTGATCTTGATGATGGTGCTCTTCTCTGGGCTGCCACAGTTATGGAAGGAACTAAGTTACATCTCATTAAGTATCAAAACTAA